The genomic interval GGAAGCACGCAGACTCGATTCGTTGACTTAACGGCCGCCTCAAATTCCTTGACGGTCAAGTTTTCCCATAACATACAGTTGGTCCTTTCTGCGTGTTGTTTAGTGGGCTGCCTTGGATACGTAAACGAGAATAATGGTTTCCAAATAATTAAGATCCGCAGCCATTCGTTTTTTAACTTCTATGTTCAAAGCACGATCCGATTCGATACGCTCCAGAAGCTTCTCTATTTTCTTAAGTGCTTCTTTGGCGTCCTTGCCAACTGATTTTTTATCCTTCCAGCTTTTTTCAAGCTGCTCCAGCTCTTTTACATATTTCTTATCGTTATCCATCCCATTGAACGGGACATAAATCTGTTTGATTTTGCGCTGCATTTCGGAAATGATCGTTTTGAATGATGTTAAAACATCTTTGTCTGGCACGATGGCGGGTTTGCTGTAGAGCCCTGCTAAAAGCGCCTTGTCATATTCATTTCCAAACAACGATTCAAATTCGAACAAAGCTGAGCCGGATACGCCTACTGCGACGGAGTCGTTTATTTGTTTAAGCAGCATCTCCTTCGTTAAGCCGAGATTCGTTCCGACACCAATGACGATCAGCGCTTTGTTGTTTGCGAGTGCGACTGAGTTTAAGGAATCAGTGGCAACAGATGAAGCGTCTGGATGATAGGACATCGGAAAGAGCTGGTCGATATAGTTTTTGGCAATCCAATCCTTTGGCTCTTGGTGCATGAACTCTGGTCCATTCACGTAGTTCGGCCATACGGCGGCGGAGACTCGGATATCCGGCTTCAATTTTTTTGCTTCACTGGAGATCCGGTATACGAACTCATTAATCGTATTTTTTCTAAAATCAACCCACGCTTGCCAAAGCTTGTCGCCGGGATGAAGGTCGATCGGATCTGCGCCATGCTTCTGCTTGAACAGATTGCGCGTATACGAGTCATAACCAAAGTCGTTCGTGTAATCACCTGCATCGGGATAACGAATATAGTCCAAATGCAAGCCGTCTACTTTATATTTCTGAAGCAGCTCCTTATAAATTTCAGAAACAAAGTCCCGTACTTCAGGCCTTACAGGATTGAGGAAATAGTACTGGGTGTTGTAAAGCGGAACATCTTGATAATCATGGCCTTGTCTACTAATCATGGACCATTCCGGCTTAAGGCTTCTGACGGGACCTGCCATACTGCCGACGCCTACCAAAAAGTTTTCGACCCATGCATGAACCTCGATGCCTGCTTTTTTGGCTTCTTTTATATAGGCGTTCAATACGTCAAAACCGCCATAAATCGGATTTTGAGCAGCTAGCGGATGGCTCGTTGGGTAAATCGTAAAGCCATTCCACCACGTCTCTAAGTAAATGGAGTTGATATTTAAAGCGTGAAGCTTCGCAATATGCTGCTGAACCTGCTCGAGATTCGTTTCCTTCGGACGAATCCAAATGGATCGATGGTCTACAGCGCGGGATTCATAGCCCATGAAGTTGGCTTTCTCCACCCGTGCGTTCAGCTCTGCGAACTGGACGGTGAAGGAAGCGAAATCACCTTGTGCAATCTGGCTTTTCAAATCGACCAATGCTGCTTGTGCAGATGTAATTTGCTGTTCCATACCGTTGTAGTTAATGTCTAGAAATTGCTGCTTGGAGAGAATAAGCTTTTGCTTCGCGGCATCTATTCCTATTTGCGCTTTATCCAGATAGGATTCTGGCGTGAATAGAAATAACGCTTGTTTCTTATCCGTGAGCAGCTTGAAGCTGCTGCCAATGGATACATGTTCGCTTAGCCAGCTTGCTTTGACGCCATGTCCGGATATGACATATCCGCCAGCTGGAATGGTAGAATTATTGCCGCTCACCTGCGTGACCTTGCCTTCCGAGTTTACGACAACCTCGTAACCCCAAGGATTCGTTCCCGTTGCTGCGTCATAGCTGTTGTCGTAAATAATGAGCTGATCCGTTCCGCGGTGTCCGGGGTATGGTTCATTGCTGCCGTCATCCCAGCCTCCGGGATTATCTTCTCTCGTTCGCGGATTTAAGGCGTCGTATCCTATTTTGGAGGCTTCAACTAACACTTCATTGTTCATATTCAATTCAACGGCATCTCCAATCCGCACAGTTCCATTTAATTTAGCAAAAAACGGACTTTCAGCTTGAATAGAGAGAACGTATCCACTTGCAGGAATGGATGAGTTGTTATCGAGCCAATTGCCGCTAGTATCCTGCGTCATCGTTGCTATTCGCGTAACGGAACCTCCGTCAACGGTAATCTCCATGCCCCATGGATTTGTTTTTGTTGCAGGGCCGTATTCTGGTAAATACAGAACGATATCCGCCGCTCCGCGCCCTGCATTAACCTGAGTAATTGGAACGATCTCTTCATTAACGGTGAAATATTGGGCTGGATAAACCGATATAGGAAAGCTCGTAGTAATGGAATCTCCAATCTTGAAGCCGTTGATCAATGAAGCTTTGTTTCCCGTTCCAGATATGACGTATCCGTTAGCAGGAATATAAGTGCCGTTAGTGCTGTTTGTATATATGGCTGTAACGATATCGTTTGTAATGATGGCTTCTGTTGTCGGAACGAGTGGAGGTTTTGTTGTGGTTCCGTAGCTGCGGGTAAATATCATGAGTTTGTTGTCTTGACTCTCTTGATTAATGAGGTCAACGATGTGGTTTGTGCCGTCCTCAAGCGTAATGGATGGCTGGTCAGGAGAAGCGGGCTCTGAGAAGGCGGTTGAAGAAATGCTGATCAGAAGAAGGGCAACACAAAGAACGAAATTAAACAATCGTTTGGTCATCATGGCATACACCTCGAATCTTCTCATTTGTACGCATAAAACAGAACCTTACACTTCACCGCCTTTCGGATAAAGTAGCTGTTCATGTTCATGATGGATTGTTTATCTAGCAGTAGTGTAACAGTAAGCGGATTGTTTTTCCATAAATTTTATAAAAAGAGGATAATATTTTTATTTTCAAACTATCGCTTCAAATTTTCTGGCCAATGCGTCTCAATGCCTTGATTTTGAATAAGCGTTAAGAAAGCTTCCAGATGCAGCTTATTTTCTCGTACTTCATGCGGGGTGACTTGATTTATAATGGAGTAAGCGGCTAAATAACCTGCTGATTCACCGATGTTCCATTCGGTTGGATGCAGTCGGTAGCAGCCGTTTGTAATTTGAGTGGTGCCAATATTTTTACACGCAGGGAGCAAATTTTTCATCCGAACGGGGAGGAGGGCTCCGAGCGGAATTTCGTAAGGCAAGCTGGGAATGTAGAAGCCGCGATTGGATTTTGTTGTTGTGTGGAGATCTAGATGATAACTTCCGACGCCTACACTGTCCTCATATCGTTTGATCCCTTGATCCCCCCTGATTTCGAGGCTGACATCATGTTCCGTAATCGTATATTGCGCCTTTATTCTGCGAGATTCCCGTATATAAGGATGTTTGGCAATGCCATCTTCTGTTCCAACAATGTCACCGCGAAGTCGAAGACCGGGATAACCAATGCCTCCATCTGGACGCGGTGCTTCTGTTTGCAGCCAATAAACGAGCGATAGACTTTGCTGACGCGCACTCTTCAAATGTTTTTGTTTTTCTTCCTCAGTTACCTCATAAATAGGTCCTAAATAATAATCGTTTTGTGCCCAGTTAATTAAAGTGATATCGCTTTCAAACGAGCCTTCTTTAAACAAAGAACGGTCAATAATACGCCTGTAAGTCCAGAAGGGCATGGGTTCTTTCCCATCGGGCATGAAGATAATTTCTTTGTCCTGGCTTGGATCATGAATGTCTCCCATTTTCCAGCCGAACAGCGGGAAACGTGAATGCGCAGGAATGCAGCTTCGCCAAAAGTCATACTGCTCTGGTTTCTCAATCGTATAATCCGCGTTCTCTATGTGATCCAAAGCAAATACATACGTAAAGGATTGCATGTCAAGGGAATCGGCCTGCTCGAGCGCATGCGGTTCTCCCGTTTCAGCTTTCTCTTCAGCTCCTGATACATACTCTGCACTGGCAAGAGGAAGAAGGTCGCCGCATTCAGTCGCGTCCAAATAGTAGGAGCCATGCAGCTTCTTCATTTCACCTGAAGTGATATGTTTGACAAGGACAGATTCAATCAGGTCTTCGTTTGTTTCAGCGGACTCTAATTGATAGCCGAGTAGAATAGTTATTTTTCCACTGCTGATATGAGGAGCAAGCATGGTCTCAAGCACATGAAGCGCGGCTTTTGGTTCATGGCATAGTCGGCTGACCCAGCCGTTTCCTGGGTTTAGGCGGTCATTGTTTTTGGCGTCTTCTACTAAGGGATAGTTTTCCTTGTAATAACGGCGAATACGGTTGCGAAACTCACGATATGTACGGGTGCAGCCGAAGCTTTCAATCCAAGGATGCTCGTCGGGAGGAACGGCTTGACTAGTCAACTGCCCGCCAATCCAATCCGTTTCTTCTGTAACAATCACCTTCATGCCTAACTTGGCTGAGGATAGTGCAGCCATGCATCCGCCAAGCCCTCCGCCAAGTATAATAATGTCAGCTGTAATCGATTGTTGTTCCATTCGAGTCCCGCCCTTCTAGAATTGAATGAAAATTTGCTATATCGTAACACGAGATAGAGATTATATCCACCAATTATGATATTATTAAAAAAAATATCTTTTTCAAAATTCTGGCAGACCATGAAGCCTATATCCGAACATTATTTTAATTTGTGAAAGTCAATTGAAGGAAAGAGGAGGGATTCTATTGCCTCAAGATATCAATATGCAATGGGTTACGAGTCTTTGTATTCATTACGATATTGGAGAGCCGCTCATTCTTCCAAGTCCGGTCACTGGCGGTTTGCTTCATCACATGTGGAAGCTCAGCACAACAGAAGGCCAATTCGCCTTGAAAATATTAAATCCTGAAATTATGTTAAGAGCAGGTGTCTTGTCCAACTATTTGCTCTCAGAGCGTATTGCAGCTGCCGCAGCAAGTGCAGGTATACCTGCCGTCTTAGCAAAGACGGTTAATAATGACATCATTACTCAGGTTTCTGGTGTGGATGTTATGCTGTTTGATTGGATTGATGGTGCTGTCATTACTCCTGCTGATTGCAGCAGGGAACACGCGAGTATAATAGGAGCTTTGCTTCATAAGATTCACAACTTAAAATTCGAGGAGCAGCATAGCCCGCTCTGGACCTCCTTCGGGCAGGACTACTTGAGGGAATTGATAGATGAAGGACTTAGGACAGCGACGCCATGGGCGCAGCAGATTGATGCTGGATTCAATGACTTGTTAGAATGGAATCATCAGTATCAGCAAGCCAGCCAGATGTTGAACGATAGCCAGTGCTTCAGCCATCGCGATTTAAATCCGAAAAACGTCGTCTGGAAGGACGGTCTTCATCCGCATATTATTGACTGGGAAGCAGCTGGTTCAACAAATCCAACAATGGAGCTGCTTGATGCTGCCTTAAGCTGGAGCGGGATTGATACGGGTCACGTCAATAAAGAGATTTTTATGACGATGCTAGGCTCATATCAAAAGGCCGGTGGGACAGAGCTAACGCATGTGAAGGAAGCTTTCTACGGCAGAATGGGCAGCATGCTCGAATGGCTGGAGTACAATATGAGACGTTCACTGCACAAAGATATTTTCGGTGAGTCGGAGCAGCAGCTTGGCAATGAGCAGGTGCTGTTGACCTTCTCGTCCTTAAAGGAAATGTCAGCAAATATTGATGAGTGGATGGAATGGATAGGGGAGAGAGATCAGAATGAAACCAGCAATCAATAAAAAAATTATCGTCATTGCCCACCGAGGTGCGGCCGGGTATGCACCCGAGAATACGATGGCGTCCTTTCAGCTTGCGATAGAGATGAAGGCTGATTTCTTGGAACTGGATATTCAGCTTACAAAGGATGGGCAGCTTGTTGTTATTCATGATACAGAGGTTGATCGTACGAGTAATGGCAGAGGCAAGGTGCTGGACTTTACGATGGCTCAGTTGAGTGAACTGGACGCAGGAAGCTGGTTTAATGCGAAATTTGAAGGTGAACGAATTCCAACACTATCAGAGGTATTCAACTTATGCAAAGGGAAAATCGGTATCTTAATCGAGATTAAGGCGCCTTGGCTATATCCTGGGATAGAGCAGAAGTTAGCCGAAGAGCTGCGTGATCACGGCATTCTGGATGAAGATCCTACCTCTATTATTGTTCAATCTTTTGATCAGAGTTCTGTGAAGCGATTTAGTGCTATTATGCCCCAGGTTCTAGTTGGTTTGCTTGCTTATCAGTCTGAAGATGTAACGGTAGAGAAGCTTCAAGAAATAGCCGTGTATGCAGATTATGTGAACCCGAGCTTGAATCTCGTTACGAAAAGTTTCGTAGACACCATTCATGCTTTAGGCAAAAAAACGACGCCTTGGACGGTTCGCTCGGCAGCGGAAGTGCCGCCATTGCTTGATTTTAACGTTGATGGCATTATTACCGATTATCCTGATTATGTGAAGTGATAGGGATTGAGCGGGATGTTTTGAGGGTATGTCATTTATTGTGAGCCTTGAATAGATCATCTAAACCATTTAGATAAGTACACTATGAAGCGAGCTGATACGATGAAGATGGCAGGTCAAAAAATTAACCAGTCCAATACGCTTTTGTTGATTTCGAGTATTTATACTTCCTTGACCAAAGCGGAGAAAAAAGTAGCCGACTATGTGAAATCAAATCCCGAGGAAGCGGTTATGGCGACGGTAACCGATTTATCTGAGCAGGCGGGGGTAGGCGAAACGTCCGTTATTCGGTTTTGCCGCAAGTTAGGCTTCCGTGGTTATCAAGAGTTTAAGCTTTCTATTGCGCAGGATTTGGTCAACCGTCCGTCGTACTCGACCGTTGAAATAGAAGAAGAAGACAGCACGCTGACGAAGGCAAGAAAGATTACGCTTCGCAACGAAATGATGCTGAAAAATACGCTTGATCTAATCAATCCGGCGGATTTGGAGAAAGCTGTCCATCGGATGCTCGCAGCGGACAAAATTTATATTTTTGGAGTAGGATCATCCGGTATTACAGCGCTTGATCTTCATTATAGGCTGATGCGAATTGGAATGAATGTGGAGGCGCATAGGGATTCCCATATTATCGCCATGTCTGCATCGCTCGTGAAGAAAGGGGAAGTGGTGTTTGGCATATCAACTTCGGGGAGCACGAGGGATCTGGTAGATCCGCTGCGCCAAGCGAGAGCTAATGGAGCTGAAGTCATTTGTTTGACAAGCCATATGCGTTCTCCGATAACAGCACATGCTGACACCATTTTATTGGTGCCCTCACGTGAGATGCCTACCGAAGGCGGATCTTGGTCTACAAAAATTACTCAGGTACATCTATTGGATATTTTGTGCAATTTGTTGTCTCATAAGAAAAATAATGCTACAGAAGCTTTGGAGAAGACGGCTCGCTCCGTCGTAGACAAGCTGTATTAATCGATAGGGCCTTCTTTCGATCATATCGCAAAGCCCATTAAAAATGGGGCTGTCTCAAAAGCGTTTAGCTTCTGAAGGGATTGCACACATGAAAAATAGCCTTACAGGAGAGCTATTCCTGTACGGCTATTTTTCTATTCTGGTCTATATTAGCTTGCATCATCAGATTGTGGGCAAGCGAAAGCCACCCGGCCTCTAGACTTACCTTAGGCAAGCCGCGAAGCAGAAAACGCCGAAATACCCGGCTATTCTTGATCTGCCCGAATACACTGCTTTAGGAAATCGAGTTTACACTTTTCTTTGTTTTGATGCTATTTTGAGAAGTCTCCAATACCAATCTCAGCGATCAACGTCCAGCTATCCTAGTAGAAGTGCAGTGTTGCCGAATTAGAAAAGAGGATATCCCAAAAGGGTAAACCTGAGAGAGAGAGAAGAATCTCATAGTATGTGCAAAAGAACCTTCAAAACCACTCTGAAAGTGAATCTGAAGGTTCTTTTTTGCCAGCATATTACGTGAAAAGTGGGGGCTGAATGATTCAGAAAATGCTTCAGAGACAGCCCCCTTTTCTTTGATGGGTCTCTATAAAGATAAAGAGCGCTTATTGCCCTGCTTCGTCCTGTTTCTCTGCTTCGAAAGATTGAATGCTTTCTTTACGGCGCTCGTTTTTAGCTTCGATCGATTGCTGCTGATCCGAAGATAATTCATCTGCAAATTCATTTAAGTACTGTTCTGCTTCTTGCAAATTTTCTTTTGTGTTGTTAATGTGCTGCTGCAAATGAGCGGCATTATCTTCTCTGTTGTCTGGTTTAGCCATTTGTAATCCTCCTCTCTGTGCAGTAGTCCTTATTAAGATGTCCGACAAGCACCGAAATTATGCCAATAGAGAGCCCTGAGATCTAATGTTTAAATTTTCTGACAATATAGAATAAAGGCATTTTTTTTTAATATATAAATTAATAGTGGAGAAAAAATCCTTTGCATGATAGGTTAAAAAAGGATTCATTTGAAGAAGGACGAACCTTATAGAATACGGTTTTTCAAAACGGTTGTTTACTGGATTTTCGGATAAAAAGAATTTTCTTTCAGAAAAAATAAAATTATTGAAAAATTCCTCCAGTGATGATATGTTGTAAACAGGAAAGATCATCACTTTCTGGGAGGATTTACAGCATCTCATTATTGGTGGACTACCATGACAATCACATAAAAAGTAAGCCGAAACCTTCCAAGTAAGTGGGGCATGAAGGCATCGATGCGGGGTTGGAACTTGAACTGAAAACAGGGAGGGATGACCAAACAGCAGTTGATCGCAGCAAATGTAGAGTAAGCATGAGCTCTTGCATTTCATCCATTGGAGGGGTAAAGCTATGCGGAAAATAAAATTATTTGCAATGGTTTTATTGGCGGTTACGCTCGTTTTTGTATCGGCATGCAGCAAGGGCACCAATAACGGAAGTGAGAAAGCTACGAACAAGCCTACGAATGATACGACTGTCGAAACGGCAGCTCCGACAGAAGCTCCGCCTGTAGAGCCGGTTATCGACATGAACGGCGAGACGTTGAAAATTATTCACTGGGTCGACGGACCGTCAGAAGATACGCCGGAAGGTGCAGCGACACTTGAGAAGTGGCGGGCTGCCGAGAAGAAATATAATGTGAAGATCGTATGGGAGAAGGTGCCTTGGGGCGAGAACATAAAAATGGTTACAAACGCTGCGCTCTCTGGTGAGTCGGCAGCCGATATCGTACCTTTGGATTACTATTTTGCAGTGCCGGCCATCAATCAAGGATTGTTTATGCCGGTGGATGATTTCTTCAATTTTGATGATCCCAAATGGCCTGCAGGCTTGAAGCAGCACGGTGCGGTCAATGGCAAAATGTACGGCTTTACCTCCAATATCAACAACGCCTCTGGTCTCTACTACAATAAAACATTATTTGAGCGCGAAGGTCTTCCGGATCCGCATGATTTGATCGCTCAAGACAAATGGACATGGGACGCTTTCCTAGACATCGCCAAAAAAGCGACAAAAGATACGAACGGCGACGGTGTAATCGACCAATGGGGCGTCACCAATATTGTCGGAAATCTATCGCGCATCTTGATTCACTCCAACAACTCCTCCTTTATTACACTCAAAGACGGCAAAAACGTCTTCAACTATGACGATCCAAACCTGCTAGAAGCACTTCGATTTTTTAGTGATCTATTTAATGTGCATAAAGTCGTCGCTCCTAACAAAAACGAGAATTTCGAGGATTACAATGAGTCGCAAACGTTATTCAACTCCGGTAAAGCCGCAATGGTGACTGGTGAAGTATGGGAAGGCGCAACAAGAACAACAATGACCGATGAGCAAGGTTTTGTTTATTTCCCTAAAGGTCCAAAAGCAACAACATGGCAAGGCAGCATTGAAAACTACGTGCAGTTCTATATTCCTGCCATCGTCAAGAGAGCAAAGGAGAAAGCTTATATTTGGGAACAAATTCAGATGTGGGATCGCGTAGAGCCGATTAACCGCGAGGAAGCGGAGAAGCAGCTGCTTGCTGATGAAAGTGATATTGAAGTGATGCTCGATTCTCTCAAATATGCACAGCCTATTTTTCTGCCGCTAGGCGGAGCTTTAAGCGATATTTCCTATTCGATTGCCAATCGCGGCGAGTCGCCAGAGACGGTGCTTGAGCGAAATAAACAAATTGCGCAGGATGCGATTGATAAGGATTTGAATACACAAACAACAACAAAGGCAGCACAATAAAGGATGAGACTAGATTGATGAAACAGCATCGCAGGGAATCCCCATAAGGGATTCCCATCCTTTTATATGGACGACCATTTAAAGAGGAATGAGGGGTTCGCATGCTGAAGGTAACCAGGAAAACAAAGAGAGTGGTTGGCGCACTGCTGGCTCTGGTCCTATGCCTGACAATCGTCTCCATTTATCCTGCGAGCCGCTCCTCAGGCAGCGATCACATACTTGAGTCTACTCACGCGGCATCAGCCTTATTGGAGAAGAAATTAGCAAACCTCCCTTCAGCAGGAAATCGCTATGAAGAGTATGCAGCTGAGTATGCAAATGTGCCGCATCCATCGCTCAATCAAACAATTGAAGCCGAATCCTTTGCTGCGATTGAGGGTATGAATGCTGAAAAATTGGAAGTTTACGACGGTGCCGAGACGCCAGTCGTTGAAACGGAAGATTCAGGTGTCATTCATTGGGATGTTGATGTGCCAGAAGACGGATTATATCATATGGCTTTGCGCTATTTTCCGGTGGAAGGCAACACTTCACCCATTGAGAGAGAGCTGCGTATCGACGGTGAAGTTCCTTTTGAAGAAGCATCCAGACTTGTTTTCTCACGGGTATGGCGCAATGAGCTGGCCGAACTGGAGCAGGATGCCAAGCAAAATGATTTGCGGCCAAGACAAGTTGAAAGCCCGCAGTGGCAGGAGAGAGTATTGCGTGATGCGGAAGGTTATTATCGTGAGCCATTCTCCTTTTATCTATCCAAAGGCCAACATCGAATTTCACTCGTTTCTCTAAGAGAACCGATGATTATAGACTATTTGAAGCTTTACCAGCAAGAAGAAATTCCTCCCTATGAGAAAGTAGCGCAAGGGTATCAAGAGCAAGGCTATAGTGCGACGAACGGCTTGTTTATTAAGCTTCAAGGCGAGGACGCCGCGTTCAAATCGAATCCCTCATTGTATCCGCTGAATGATCGCTCCAGTCCTGGTACGGAACCCTATCATGTATCGAAAATTAGAATGAATACAATCGGAGGCGTCAACTGGAAAATTCCCGGACAGTGGATTTCGTGGAACCTTGATATTCCAGAAGACGGGCTTTATGAATTTGGCCTAAGATACAAGCAAAATACGGTCAGAGGCGTCAACGTGGTTAGAGAGCTTTCCATCGACGGGAAAATTCCGTTCAAGGAGGCGGAAGCTATCCCTTTCCGTTATGACGGCGCATGGCAGATTGGAATGCCCGGCGAGGATGGCAAGCCGTACTTATTTTATTTGACAAAGGGGAAGCATGAAATCAAGCTGGAGCTGACGATGGGCGACCTCGCTGAAATTATTCGAATGGTGCGTTCCAGCATCCAGCAGCTCAACGCATTGTACCTCAAAATCATCATGATCACTTCAGCTTCGCC from Paenibacillus sp. FSL K6-3182 carries:
- a CDS encoding family 10 glycosylhydrolase; the encoded protein is MRRFEVYAMMTKRLFNFVLCVALLLISISSTAFSEPASPDQPSITLEDGTNHIVDLINQESQDNKLMIFTRSYGTTTKPPLVPTTEAIITNDIVTAIYTNSTNGTYIPANGYVISGTGNKASLINGFKIGDSITTSFPISVYPAQYFTVNEEIVPITQVNAGRGAADIVLYLPEYGPATKTNPWGMEITVDGGSVTRIATMTQDTSGNWLDNNSSIPASGYVLSIQAESPFFAKLNGTVRIGDAVELNMNNEVLVEASKIGYDALNPRTREDNPGGWDDGSNEPYPGHRGTDQLIIYDNSYDAATGTNPWGYEVVVNSEGKVTQVSGNNSTIPAGGYVISGHGVKASWLSEHVSIGSSFKLLTDKKQALFLFTPESYLDKAQIGIDAAKQKLILSKQQFLDINYNGMEQQITSAQAALVDLKSQIAQGDFASFTVQFAELNARVEKANFMGYESRAVDHRSIWIRPKETNLEQVQQHIAKLHALNINSIYLETWWNGFTIYPTSHPLAAQNPIYGGFDVLNAYIKEAKKAGIEVHAWVENFLVGVGSMAGPVRSLKPEWSMISRQGHDYQDVPLYNTQYYFLNPVRPEVRDFVSEIYKELLQKYKVDGLHLDYIRYPDAGDYTNDFGYDSYTRNLFKQKHGADPIDLHPGDKLWQAWVDFRKNTINEFVYRISSEAKKLKPDIRVSAAVWPNYVNGPEFMHQEPKDWIAKNYIDQLFPMSYHPDASSVATDSLNSVALANNKALIVIGVGTNLGLTKEMLLKQINDSVAVGVSGSALFEFESLFGNEYDKALLAGLYSKPAIVPDKDVLTSFKTIISEMQRKIKQIYVPFNGMDNDKKYVKELEQLEKSWKDKKSVGKDAKEALKKIEKLLERIESDRALNIEVKKRMAADLNYLETIILVYVSKAAH
- a CDS encoding FAD-dependent oxidoreductase — translated: MEQQSITADIIILGGGLGGCMAALSSAKLGMKVIVTEETDWIGGQLTSQAVPPDEHPWIESFGCTRTYREFRNRIRRYYKENYPLVEDAKNNDRLNPGNGWVSRLCHEPKAALHVLETMLAPHISSGKITILLGYQLESAETNEDLIESVLVKHITSGEMKKLHGSYYLDATECGDLLPLASAEYVSGAEEKAETGEPHALEQADSLDMQSFTYVFALDHIENADYTIEKPEQYDFWRSCIPAHSRFPLFGWKMGDIHDPSQDKEIIFMPDGKEPMPFWTYRRIIDRSLFKEGSFESDITLINWAQNDYYLGPIYEVTEEEKQKHLKSARQQSLSLVYWLQTEAPRPDGGIGYPGLRLRGDIVGTEDGIAKHPYIRESRRIKAQYTITEHDVSLEIRGDQGIKRYEDSVGVGSYHLDLHTTTKSNRGFYIPSLPYEIPLGALLPVRMKNLLPACKNIGTTQITNGCYRLHPTEWNIGESAGYLAAYSIINQVTPHEVRENKLHLEAFLTLIQNQGIETHWPENLKR
- a CDS encoding phosphotransferase, which encodes MPQDINMQWVTSLCIHYDIGEPLILPSPVTGGLLHHMWKLSTTEGQFALKILNPEIMLRAGVLSNYLLSERIAAAAASAGIPAVLAKTVNNDIITQVSGVDVMLFDWIDGAVITPADCSREHASIIGALLHKIHNLKFEEQHSPLWTSFGQDYLRELIDEGLRTATPWAQQIDAGFNDLLEWNHQYQQASQMLNDSQCFSHRDLNPKNVVWKDGLHPHIIDWEAAGSTNPTMELLDAALSWSGIDTGHVNKEIFMTMLGSYQKAGGTELTHVKEAFYGRMGSMLEWLEYNMRRSLHKDIFGESEQQLGNEQVLLTFSSLKEMSANIDEWMEWIGERDQNETSNQ
- a CDS encoding glycerophosphodiester phosphodiesterase family protein, encoding MKPAINKKIIVIAHRGAAGYAPENTMASFQLAIEMKADFLELDIQLTKDGQLVVIHDTEVDRTSNGRGKVLDFTMAQLSELDAGSWFNAKFEGERIPTLSEVFNLCKGKIGILIEIKAPWLYPGIEQKLAEELRDHGILDEDPTSIIVQSFDQSSVKRFSAIMPQVLVGLLAYQSEDVTVEKLQEIAVYADYVNPSLNLVTKSFVDTIHALGKKTTPWTVRSAAEVPPLLDFNVDGIITDYPDYVK
- a CDS encoding MurR/RpiR family transcriptional regulator, encoding MAGQKINQSNTLLLISSIYTSLTKAEKKVADYVKSNPEEAVMATVTDLSEQAGVGETSVIRFCRKLGFRGYQEFKLSIAQDLVNRPSYSTVEIEEEDSTLTKARKITLRNEMMLKNTLDLINPADLEKAVHRMLAADKIYIFGVGSSGITALDLHYRLMRIGMNVEAHRDSHIIAMSASLVKKGEVVFGISTSGSTRDLVDPLRQARANGAEVICLTSHMRSPITAHADTILLVPSREMPTEGGSWSTKITQVHLLDILCNLLSHKKNNATEALEKTARSVVDKLY
- the tlp gene encoding small acid-soluble spore protein Tlp, with the protein product MAKPDNREDNAAHLQQHINNTKENLQEAEQYLNEFADELSSDQQQSIEAKNERRKESIQSFEAEKQDEAGQ
- a CDS encoding extracellular solute-binding protein, whose amino-acid sequence is MRKIKLFAMVLLAVTLVFVSACSKGTNNGSEKATNKPTNDTTVETAAPTEAPPVEPVIDMNGETLKIIHWVDGPSEDTPEGAATLEKWRAAEKKYNVKIVWEKVPWGENIKMVTNAALSGESAADIVPLDYYFAVPAINQGLFMPVDDFFNFDDPKWPAGLKQHGAVNGKMYGFTSNINNASGLYYNKTLFEREGLPDPHDLIAQDKWTWDAFLDIAKKATKDTNGDGVIDQWGVTNIVGNLSRILIHSNNSSFITLKDGKNVFNYDDPNLLEALRFFSDLFNVHKVVAPNKNENFEDYNESQTLFNSGKAAMVTGEVWEGATRTTMTDEQGFVYFPKGPKATTWQGSIENYVQFYIPAIVKRAKEKAYIWEQIQMWDRVEPINREEAEKQLLADESDIEVMLDSLKYAQPIFLPLGGALSDISYSIANRGESPETVLERNKQIAQDAIDKDLNTQTTTKAAQ